ACACTCCCGCACCCGCTTGGAAAGCAAGCTCCAAACCATGGGTGAGATCGCGGCTCGGTCGGCGAAGGAGATGGCAAGCCTTCCGCCGGAACCCTCGACCTTGCTGATTCCAATATCCCGCATCGCGATCCGACACCGCACGACCCTCATCATTGCGCGAACGGTGTCCGGAGGGTGTCCATACCGATCCTCGATCTCGGCGCCCACCTCGGCCAGTACCTCGGACGAAGGCGAGACGACGATTCGCTGGTAGTAGTGGAGTCGCTGGGCGGCGACGGGGATGTAGCTTTCAGGGATCAAAGCCGCCACTGGGATGTCGAGCGTGGGTAAGGGCTCGAGTTTCGCAGATTCCGGTTCGCCTTCGCCGCCCTGATGCGAAGGATCGAGCAACTTCGCCCTTTCTTCGCTTACGGCCTCTTGAATGAGTTGCGTGTAAAGCTCATAGCCCACGCTCGCCATCGAACCATGCTGCCGAGTGCCTAATATCTCCCCCGCACCTCGAATCTGCAAGTCGCGGAACGCCAGCGAATAGCCGGCCCCAAGGTCGGCAAATTCTTGGATCGCCCGGAGTCGAGCCAGCGCGTCGTCGTCCATGTCCCGCACAGGATGAAAGAAGAACAGAGCGTAGGCTTGACTGTCGGACCTTCCCACGCGGCCTCGAAGCTGATACAGTTGGGAGAGTCCAAACCGATCTGCGTTCTCGACGATCAGCGTGTTGGCGTTGGCGATGTCCAGGCCGTTCTCGATGATCGTGGTCGAAAGGAGCACGTCGATCTCCCCTTCGAGAAAGCCCATCATCACGGGTTCGAGTTCGGATTCTGCCATTTGACCGTGGCCCACGCCGATCCGCGCGGTCGGAACGAGCTTACGGAGCTTTTCCGCGACGTGGTAGATGCCCTGTACGCGGTTGAAGACATAAAACACTTGCCCGCCTCGGCTCAGTTCGCGGAGGATCGCCTCACGCACCGACTCGGCGGAATACGGCCTGACCACCGTGCGGACCGGAAGCCTTCCAGGCGGAGGGTCGTTGATCAACGACATCTGCCGGAGGTCCATCAGGGCCATGCTGAGCGTGCGGGGGATCGGCGTCGCAGACATCGAAAGAACATCGACCTCGACGCGCAGCTTCTTGAGCGTTTCCTTTTGCTTGACCCCAAACTTCTGCTCTTCGTCGACGATCAGGAGTCCAAGGTTCTTGAACACGATCTCCTGGCTGAGCAGGGCATGAGTTCCGATTACGATCTCCGCATCGCCGGATTTCAACATTGCCAGGGTCTCGCGCCTTTCCGAAGCCTTTCGGAAGCGATTGAGGAGTTCGATCTTCACGTCGAACGGTCCCAAACGCTCCTGAAAGTTCCGAAAGTGCTGCTCCGAGAGGATCGTCGTGGGGCACATGACCGCGACCTGACGCCCGTCTTGAACCGCCTTGAACGCGGCACGCAGCGCCACTTCCGTCTTGCCATATCCAACGTCCCCGCAAATGAGCCGGTCCATCGGCCATGCCTGCGCGAGGTCGCGCTTGACGTCTTTGATGGCGGCGAGTTGACTGGGGGTCTCGACCCAGGGGAAGGTGGCTTCCATTTCCTGCTGCCACGGGGTGTCAGGCCCGTACTGTCTGCGATGGACGAGCGTCCTTTGAGCGTAGAGACGGATGAGCTCCGCGGCGACCTTTCGCGCGTCTTCCCGGGCCTTGGAGATGGTCTTCTGCCATTCGGTCCCGCGCAGCCGGTTGACCTTCGGCTCGATGTCTCCTGGATTGAGGTACTTCTGAACCCGGTCGAGCTGATCGGTGGGGACGAAGAGCTTGTCACCGGCCGCATATTCAAGGAACAGAAACTCCTTCTCGACTCCGTCCACCGACCTCTTGGCGAGACCGTGATAGCGTCCGATACCGAACTGGATGTGAACGACAAAGTCGCCCGCTTTGAGGTCGAGCAAGGTCGTAACCGGACTTCCTTCGAGGAACCGCTTTTGGGGGAGTCGGAGACGCGCGACGCCAAAAAGCTCTGCGTCGGTTACAACCGTGACCTGGTGTTGCGGCAGCGCGAAACCACCTGCGAGGTTGCCTTGGGAGAGGTAAACGCCCGGTTTCAGCTCTCCGAGCCCGTCCAGCGACTCGACAGGTTGGGGGAAGAAATCGACTTTCGCCAGGACGGCTTTGCTTCGGTTCGCTTGATCTGTCGCGAACACAATTCGGTGGTTCGAGGACTTCCACTGCTTGAGCGACTTGGTAAGACCCGTGGGGCTTCCATGGAGCGAAGAGAGCGAATTCGCTTCGACGGCAACCCGCTCGTCCGGCGTTAGCCAGTCCGGGTACGCATTCATCGAGCCCATCGCAAGCACCGGAACGTTTTCGGCAAGGTGCTCGACGGGTGCGAGGAAGTCGCTCACATAACCCTGCAGCATCTCGCCCCTCGATGAGCGCGACTTGAGGGCTTGGTCCATCTCCTCCTGAGCCTTGAGAGCGGCAATCTCGACTTCAAGCGGCTCGTCCAAGACCACGAGGCCGTCGCCTCCGATGAGATCGACGACGCCGCACGCATCAGGGTGGATCAGCGGCCGGTAGAGGTCCAAGCGGTCGAAGTACTCCCGACTTTCGAACCTCCGAACGTCCTCTTCGATGTGCTCGATCAGGCTGTCTCGGTACGTCGCCTCGAGCGCCGCCGCTTCCAGTTCGAGGGACCTCCGCAACATGTCTACGAACTGGCCTGAATCGCTGGGGAGGAGAGTCTCTCGCGAAGGGGCGAACGAGACCCCGGGGACCTTGCCGATGGACCGCTGGGTGACTGAATCGAAGCTGCGCAGGCTCTCAACCTCGTTGCCGAACATCTCGATCCGAACCGGACAATCGAGTCCCATGACGAACACGTCGATAATGCCTCCCCGCCGGGAGAAGTGCCCTGGCAGGCGAACGGGTTCGTGGTGCTCATATCCGAGTTTCAGGAGTCGCCGCGTGAGGGCCTGGGGTTCGATCCGCACTCCGGGCTTAAGACTGAACGTCACCTCGCGCAACACGTGGGCGGGAAGCGTGCGTTCGAGGGCTGCGGAGGCGGTGGCAACCACGATCACAGGGTCGTCGTCGGCCAAGGCCTGCAAGGCGGCTATGCGGTCGGAGAGCGCCACAAACTCAGGCGGGTCATCGTCGAAAAGCGCGGTCAGCCCGTTCGGAAGTGTCCGAACCGACTCCCTGGAAACTCCACAAAGGAGCAGTTTAGCCTGCCATTTGAGCGCCCGATCGACGTTCGGAACGATGACAAGCGTCTTGCGAGGGGAGGCTAGGTACGCGCCCGCAAGCAGCACAGGCCGGGCCTCGCCGCAGATCGATTCCCATGCGACCGTCCTGCGGGAAGCTGAACCGGGCTGCGCGATCGGAAAGAGCTCTCCAAGAGCCCGCGACCAATCCGCGGCTCGCATCTGGTGTGAATCTACCAGATCGGAAGGGAAGGCTACCGGCGGTCCCGTTCCTCGGCCAGTCCTTAGGTGGCGGCCTACGCTACAATAGGCCGTGGACCGAATCCTGCTGGCCGCGCCCCGAGGGTTTTGCGCCGGGGTGGCCTATGCGATCGAAGTCGTGGACTTGGCGCTCAAGGCCCACGGCTCGCCCCTCTTTGTTCGGCACGCCATCGTACACAACGAGTGGGTCGTCAAGAGCTTTGAAAGCCGCGGGGTGACGTTCGTCGAAGACGTGAAGGACATCCCTTTAGGGTCGACCGTTGTCTTTTCCGCGCATGGAGTGTCGCCCGCCGTTCGCGAAGAGGCGGAGCGGCGCAAGCTTCGGGTGATCGACGCAACCTGCCCGCTCGTGACCAAGGTTCATAACGAAGCCCGGCGATACGCCTCACGCGACTACTTTATGATCTACATCGGACACGCCGGCCACGTCGAAGCGGAAGGGACGATGGGGGAAGCGCCAGATCGAATGATCTTGGTCGACACGGTAGAAGAAGCAGAACGGATGGAGCTTCCTCCCCATGAGAAGCTGGCCGTCCTCACGCAAACCACGCTCAGCGTCGAAGAGGTTCAGAGAATTCTTACCGTGCTCGTCCGGAGGTTTCCCCACTTGGAAACACCCAAGAAAGAGGACATCTGTTATGCGACGACCAATCGGCAAGCCGCGGTCCGGCAACTCGCGCCCCTTTGCGACTTGGTACTCGTCATTGGGTCGCAGACGTCGAGCAACTCGAACCGGCTACGCGAAGTAGCGGCGTCGCTGGGAGTCGAAGCTCATCTGATCATGGGTCCCCACGAAGTCCGGCCAGAATGGAAGTCGGACTACCCGGTTGTGGGGGTCACAAGTGGCGCCTCGACGCCCGAGCACTTGGTCGAAAACGTCGTCGGAGAACTCCTTGTGGGACAGCCCACTGTCCCCGTCCTAACCCACGAAGCGATCGAGGAGGATGTTCGGTTCATTCCTCCGCGTGACCTGATTCAGCTTGCCTTGGCCAAGTGAGGAGTATTGCCGCGCTAAGTGTCGATCACTTCATCGATTCGGCTGGGCTTCAGAAGAGTGATCAGGTGATGGTCCGTCCGAATGACCCCGCTCTTCTGCCACCGGCTCATGACTCGAATCGTAGTTTCGACCGTCGTCCCGGCCATGTCGGCAAGGTCTTGACGGGTCAGCGGGATTTCGATGGTCATGTGGCCGTTCGCCTCCACGCCATACGAACTCGCAAGGACCTTCAGCAGAACGGCCACGCGCTGCTCGATCCGCCCTTTCGTCAGGGCCGTCATCAGGTGGGTGGTCGAGTGGAGCCGCGTCAAAGCCCGCCGAAGCAACTCGTCTTTGATGGTATGAGAGCCCTCGTAGATCGGACGGAAAGTCTCCTTCGGAACCTGGGCGTACGTTGCGTTCGTGATCGCGATTGCGGTCAGGGGACACCCCAAGCCTTCGATGGAGCCAAAAAGCCCGAAAATTTGGCCCGGGCCGAAGATTTCCAGAATGACCTCGGCACCCTTGCTCGTACCTCGGACCATCTTTACGAAGCCTTCGATGACGAGGCCGAAGAAATCGACGTGCGAGCCGACGAGCCAAATGACCTCGCCTTTCTGCGCCCTCTTCAGTCTGCAAGCCCCTAGGAGAGTCTCCTTCTGCGCTTGCGTGAGCGAGGCAAGAAGACTACTTCGAGCGACAGCCTGCGTCAAGCCGACCGGGTCAATCGCGGCTTTGTCCAAGATGGCCCTATTGTACTTCTGCCGAGGGCGCCGATTCGCTAGTAGGGCTTGTCGGGTAGGTGTACCTTCACGGAAGTGGTGTATGAGGATTCGCCGATTTGAAGCGTGACGCGGTAGTCGCCAGGCACGATCCGGGTTCGCCCCCTAGGCGTCCAAACCGCTACGTTCATCCCCTTTTCGACGTTCGCCGTAAGGCTCCCGACGGTCTCTCCGCCCGCGTTGGTGATCGTGATCCTCGCGTTGCCTTCCTTCGCTTCCTTGGAATAGAACCAGATTCGAGTCCCCGGTTGCGAGTTGCGCGAAACCCAAAGCGCGTCGCCCTCGAATCCCATTCCCGTCAGTCCGCCCATAAGCACGATATCTTGTGGCTTGGCGAGCGTTACGTCTTCGTTCAGCTTCTCTTGGGACAGCGCTTCGAGTCCGTTCACGTCAAGAATCCAGATCCCGCGTCCGTGGGTTCCGATCACCAAATCCAGTTCGCGCGGGTGAACATCCAGGTCGTGGACCGCAACGGTGGGGAATCCTTCGGTCAGCTTCGTCCAACTGGTCCCCTTATCGAGCGAAATGTGCAAGCCCATCTCCGTCCCGAGGTACAGCAGGTCCGGGTTGTTGACGCCCTCCTTGATGACGTAGGCGCAGTCTCCGACCTGGGGCAGTCCGTTCGTGATCTTGGTCCAAGTCTGGCCGTAGTCCTCGGTGACGTACACGTACATGTTGTAGTCGTCCATTCTGTGCCCGTCGAAAGTGGCGTAGGCCCGGCCTTCGGCGTAGCGGGAGGCGGTAACTCGCGAGCACCAGGTGTTTTGCGGCACGCCGTGTACGTTGTTGACGACGTTGTCCCAGGTCACTCCGCCGTCTTTGGTGACGTGGACGAGCCCGTCGTCCGTGCCGACCCAAATCAGTCCCGGCTTCATCGGGGATTCACTGATCGTGATGATCGTGCAATGGCGCTCGGCACCCGTGTTCTCCGGCGTCACGCTTCCTTCGCCCGGCCTCTGCTTGTCGGGGTCGTTCGTGGTGAGGTCGGGGCTAATCACGTCCCAAGTATCGCCGCGGTTCACCGACCGGAAGAGCTTGTTGCCGCCGAAGTAAACGGTACGTGGGTTGTGTGGAGACAGCACGATCGGCGAACTCCAGTTGAACCGGTACCGCTCCCCCTGTGGCGCGCGAGGGCGAATCGATCTCCGTGAGCCATCGGAGAGGTCCGACCGGCCGATCGCCCCGCCTTGGCTCTCGGAATAAACGGTCGCCCAGTCCGTGGGATCCACCTGGACGTGAAAACCGTCACCGCCGCTTATCATGAACCAATCGAAGAAGGCCACTCCGCCGCGGGGCGTTTGTGTGGGCGCACCCCAGGTTCCGTTGTCCTGAAGCCCCCCATACACGTAATAGGGCCTGCGAAAATCGAAAGCGATCGCGTAGAACTGGCTGACCGGGATGTGGTCGAGGTGCTGCCAGGTGTCGCCACGATCCCGGCTCAAACCGACCCCACCGTCCTG
The genomic region above belongs to Candidatus Nitrosymbiomonas proteolyticus and contains:
- a CDS encoding transcription-repair coupling factor, which gives rise to MRAADWSRALGELFPIAQPGSASRRTVAWESICGEARPVLLAGAYLASPRKTLVIVPNVDRALKWQAKLLLCGVSRESVRTLPNGLTALFDDDPPEFVALSDRIAALQALADDDPVIVVATASAALERTLPAHVLREVTFSLKPGVRIEPQALTRRLLKLGYEHHEPVRLPGHFSRRGGIIDVFVMGLDCPVRIEMFGNEVESLRSFDSVTQRSIGKVPGVSFAPSRETLLPSDSGQFVDMLRRSLELEAAALEATYRDSLIEHIEEDVRRFESREYFDRLDLYRPLIHPDACGVVDLIGGDGLVVLDEPLEVEIAALKAQEEMDQALKSRSSRGEMLQGYVSDFLAPVEHLAENVPVLAMGSMNAYPDWLTPDERVAVEANSLSSLHGSPTGLTKSLKQWKSSNHRIVFATDQANRSKAVLAKVDFFPQPVESLDGLGELKPGVYLSQGNLAGGFALPQHQVTVVTDAELFGVARLRLPQKRFLEGSPVTTLLDLKAGDFVVHIQFGIGRYHGLAKRSVDGVEKEFLFLEYAAGDKLFVPTDQLDRVQKYLNPGDIEPKVNRLRGTEWQKTISKAREDARKVAAELIRLYAQRTLVHRRQYGPDTPWQQEMEATFPWVETPSQLAAIKDVKRDLAQAWPMDRLICGDVGYGKTEVALRAAFKAVQDGRQVAVMCPTTILSEQHFRNFQERLGPFDVKIELLNRFRKASERRETLAMLKSGDAEIVIGTHALLSQEIVFKNLGLLIVDEEQKFGVKQKETLKKLRVEVDVLSMSATPIPRTLSMALMDLRQMSLINDPPPGRLPVRTVVRPYSAESVREAILRELSRGGQVFYVFNRVQGIYHVAEKLRKLVPTARIGVGHGQMAESELEPVMMGFLEGEIDVLLSTTIIENGLDIANANTLIVENADRFGLSQLYQLRGRVGRSDSQAYALFFFHPVRDMDDDALARLRAIQEFADLGAGYSLAFRDLQIRGAGEILGTRQHGSMASVGYELYTQLIQEAVSEERAKLLDPSHQGGEGEPESAKLEPLPTLDIPVAALIPESYIPVAAQRLHYYQRIVVSPSSEVLAEVGAEIEDRYGHPPDTVRAMMRVVRCRIAMRDIGISKVEGSGGRLAISFADRAAISPMVWSLLSKRVRECYFSQTQLIWPFSGDALAATERMIAEMQAVIEQVELVSAAD
- a CDS encoding 4-hydroxy-3-methylbut-2-enyl diphosphate reductase; amino-acid sequence: MDRILLAAPRGFCAGVAYAIEVVDLALKAHGSPLFVRHAIVHNEWVVKSFESRGVTFVEDVKDIPLGSTVVFSAHGVSPAVREEAERRKLRVIDATCPLVTKVHNEARRYASRDYFMIYIGHAGHVEAEGTMGEAPDRMILVDTVEEAERMELPPHEKLAVLTQTTLSVEEVQRILTVLVRRFPHLETPKKEDICYATTNRQAAVRQLAPLCDLVLVIGSQTSSNSNRLREVAASLGVEAHLIMGPHEVRPEWKSDYPVVGVTSGASTPEHLVENVVGELLVGQPTVPVLTHEAIEEDVRFIPPRDLIQLALAK
- a CDS encoding cAMP-binding protein-cataboliteactivator and regulatory subunit of cAMP-dependent protein kinase; the encoded protein is MDKAAIDPVGLTQAVARSSLLASLTQAQKETLLGACRLKRAQKGEVIWLVGSHVDFFGLVIEGFVKMVRGTSKGAEVILEIFGPGQIFGLFGSIEGLGCPLTAIAITNATYAQVPKETFRPIYEGSHTIKDELLRRALTRLHSTTHLMTALTKGRIEQRVAVLLKVLASSYGVEANGHMTIEIPLTRQDLADMAGTTVETTIRVMSRWQKSGVIRTDHHLITLLKPSRIDEVIDT